In Ancalomicrobiaceae bacterium S20, the following proteins share a genomic window:
- a CDS encoding leukotoxin LktA family filamentous adhesin has translation MFGSMLRPSARVVNRLLMSGTALFPIATALLGASSPAAAQAVNLGAPAQMMGGRVPRQSPGNSIVPDGQTATHLRVRGNTTTITTSTMSGGNAFNSFRTFTAAEGNVVNLIVPDNANKLVNIVRDAPVDIRGVLNSYQHGKIGGNVVFADSYGMVVGDKGTINVGSLTIVTPTKQVIDKMIAAGKIDDALVAKVLRGDVPISPDGSVVIRGQINAARSIKITARDVQIAGSLAAAEKAALQKAMFAATVNTRGLRAGGQLVNRNGRISIQATGDAIIDGKITAGGSEARGGSVAISAAGKVHVRGSARIEAASAAARAPAAVIPKPKPASIAIHGDKGVAVAGSIKADGAAGVDAGRISVTSKADIAIAGTASLSAAGRDAGSNAGAVIVKADRNLSVADDARFVASGGTTGNGGFVELSAADTETLGAVRVDLGAANGTAGTLLLDPNNLKIGATDYGDKGDNPVVDTSFSPNLVTNGGSVRLEATQSITVAANGLIDTTSAAGSGAITLVAPQITLNGGARLLADSVNGGAAGDITLTSIAGANGLAGITIGDTSGTNAIVKGGNLTFSTTAQPGTGTAHAAVSIRAADITASGTLSITALATGAASVNFPAAIAVTDVLAAIDILDGAKISATGAVSLSATASATTSGTGAPPANFNLAADASAAIVSTTSVARVHIGGSADVHSGAKLSLAASNTVRSTATADATASGNTAAGASIAVNVVSVTTSATIDGQAKITAGELSLAAQSDSAATTSAKAAAGGASANPDPSSQAGAYLSGTGAGAKYAPYETTSDGKLSAAAAIAIADFASSTVAAMSSAVKATVTGALTLESRAKNASAASADGASAKSDTGIGAAFALDLAKVTNSATVGQAVEAGSLGLTAVATGTAADNAFTATAVSGAAAGNVGIAGALATTALDSQSSAALATGAQVTINGGDVELKSDDLTSSAVAALPVGDGAAGTKVGVGASVALNLVGTRSTASLADGVTLTGAKDVKLEATGTHVVTTQAEQGSAGGIAVTPVVALSIVSDRAAATIGALGQDLVTTGDVSVKASQTSSIATAANGKAAGGKAAVGAALGIAVIDDEVLATTATNIDAQGSVTFEAKGASSSVVAATASASGGTPAKSDGTAPAGEDASVDDKIGKETAAAGTKGTAAGVGDAEQQQKTQDAAKAEKGQGKTSDGSVAVAAAVAVDIVTSKAEALVPASVSVKARTQLGVHANANTDARTLASGSQVGAADKDGTTPPTVGVGAAFALTLAKETDRAVLGAGPAAATAPTYQAGSLSISALHEDMGLAPPAVPGSTDPAPTAIVTTGRREDLFEARAVSGAGAGNVGVAGSLAIGLVDSEATATIARGKVAIVPVQGATTAADGNGDVELKSDDLTSSTVAALPVGDGAAGTKVGVGASVALNLVGTRSTASLADGVTLTGAKDVKLEATGTHVVTTQAEQGSAGGIAVTPVVALSIVSDRAAATIGALGQDLVTTGDVSVKASQTSSIATAASGKAAGGKAAVGAALGIAVIDDEVLATTATNIDAQGSVTFEAKGASSSVVAATASASGGKGNDDDGKSTDADGTADQKVQKQSGDATSRASAAGIGDKDQQDSAAAGATSANGKAATSEGSVTVAAAIAVNVSVATVKAAVPASVGIRAGGALTIATDANTDARGMADGSAVTQASQDSTGGTGGTGGTGGASGGSSVGVGAAVAINVVNATNKAELGTGPAVAGPGQGGGLAAGHYAAGAVAVTAGKADLGLALPNIGTTTDLPVPANAVGTQGRLDQFAARATSGSGGANIGVAGSLGVNVVIDKSLATIGAGAILDLTPAGAADGSVKVGAETAIFSAVGALPSAGGASASKVGVGASVALNTITSESAAIIDKDAAITGASGVAVTAGSQVDTETLAKAGAKGGTAIDGVVAFTILSEKTTARIASGNALAVGGDVTIEASSSGANTALAAGEVASAGGGGGNTGGNGGNGGGSGSGGGVAVGASVAVITGFGVVGANATGTPVTSATVAELARDVDAGGAVKVTADSIRSYSALSTAMAGGATSDDNDPSGGGKSTAANTLGSAPAKDAMDKEQSGLAANGGGSSGGKLSFAAALGAVIVGDSATATITSSAADPRSISAGTGGVTVAATNATTAQSLGEGATVGRDATGIGIGAALTIVLNTTSADIGASAHVVTPDVVAVSATSSINKGLGGLAAEAMSGATAKNTSVAGSLAIGLSVSNTSASIGDDFVLDRAGDAAARGRRLGRRRQHLVAGLEGLGRQLCLGRRRRRRLDRRGVVVR, from the coding sequence ATGTTCGGATCGATGCTGCGGCCTTCCGCGCGCGTGGTCAACCGGCTGCTCATGAGCGGCACGGCCCTGTTCCCGATCGCGACCGCGCTCCTCGGGGCCAGCAGCCCCGCCGCCGCCCAGGCCGTCAACCTCGGCGCGCCCGCCCAGATGATGGGCGGGCGCGTTCCGCGTCAGTCACCCGGCAACAGCATCGTCCCCGACGGCCAGACCGCGACCCACCTCAGGGTCCGCGGCAACACCACCACGATCACCACCTCGACGATGAGCGGCGGCAACGCCTTCAACTCGTTCCGCACCTTCACGGCGGCCGAGGGCAACGTCGTCAACCTGATCGTCCCCGACAACGCCAACAAGCTGGTCAACATCGTCCGCGACGCGCCCGTCGACATCCGCGGCGTGCTCAACTCGTACCAGCACGGCAAGATCGGCGGCAACGTCGTGTTCGCCGACAGCTACGGCATGGTCGTCGGCGACAAGGGCACGATCAACGTCGGCAGCCTGACCATCGTCACGCCGACCAAGCAGGTCATCGACAAGATGATCGCCGCCGGCAAGATCGACGATGCGCTCGTCGCCAAGGTGCTGCGCGGCGACGTGCCGATCTCGCCGGACGGCTCGGTGGTCATCCGCGGCCAGATCAACGCGGCCCGCTCGATCAAGATCACCGCCCGCGACGTCCAGATCGCCGGATCGCTCGCCGCCGCCGAGAAGGCGGCGCTGCAAAAGGCGATGTTCGCCGCGACCGTCAATACCAGGGGCCTGCGCGCCGGCGGCCAGCTCGTCAACCGCAACGGCCGGATCTCGATCCAGGCCACCGGCGACGCCATCATCGACGGCAAGATCACGGCCGGCGGTTCCGAGGCGAGAGGCGGCAGCGTCGCCATTTCGGCCGCCGGCAAGGTCCACGTGCGCGGGTCGGCGCGGATCGAGGCCGCCTCGGCGGCTGCGCGCGCGCCTGCCGCCGTAATCCCGAAGCCGAAGCCGGCTTCGATTGCGATCCATGGCGACAAGGGCGTCGCCGTTGCCGGATCGATCAAGGCCGACGGCGCGGCCGGCGTCGATGCCGGCCGGATCTCTGTCACCTCGAAGGCGGATATCGCGATCGCGGGCACGGCGTCGCTCAGCGCCGCCGGTCGCGATGCCGGTTCGAACGCCGGCGCGGTGATCGTCAAGGCCGATCGCAATCTGTCCGTGGCCGACGACGCGCGCTTCGTCGCGTCCGGCGGCACAACCGGAAATGGCGGCTTCGTCGAACTGAGCGCGGCCGATACCGAGACGCTCGGCGCCGTGCGCGTCGACCTCGGCGCGGCGAACGGCACCGCCGGCACGCTGCTGCTCGATCCGAACAATCTCAAGATCGGCGCCACCGACTACGGCGACAAGGGCGACAACCCGGTCGTCGATACGAGTTTCTCGCCGAACCTGGTCACCAACGGCGGCTCGGTGCGTCTCGAGGCGACGCAATCGATCACTGTCGCCGCCAACGGACTGATCGACACCACCTCGGCGGCCGGATCGGGCGCGATCACGCTGGTGGCGCCGCAGATCACGCTCAATGGCGGCGCCCGCCTGCTCGCCGATTCCGTCAATGGCGGCGCGGCCGGCGACATCACGCTGACCTCGATCGCCGGAGCGAACGGCCTCGCGGGCATCACGATCGGCGATACCAGCGGCACCAATGCCATCGTCAAAGGCGGCAATCTGACCTTCTCTACCACGGCTCAGCCGGGCACCGGCACGGCGCATGCGGCCGTGTCGATCCGCGCCGCCGACATCACCGCCTCCGGGACGCTGTCGATCACCGCGCTCGCGACCGGCGCCGCGAGCGTCAACTTCCCGGCCGCGATCGCCGTCACGGACGTGCTCGCCGCCATCGACATTCTCGACGGCGCCAAGATCTCCGCTACGGGCGCGGTCTCACTGTCGGCCACCGCGAGCGCCACGACCTCCGGCACCGGTGCGCCGCCGGCCAACTTCAACCTCGCGGCCGACGCTTCCGCGGCCATTGTCTCGACCACGAGCGTCGCGCGCGTCCATATCGGCGGCTCCGCCGACGTCCACTCCGGCGCCAAGCTGTCGCTCGCCGCCTCGAACACCGTCCGCTCGACCGCCACCGCCGACGCGACCGCCTCCGGCAACACCGCCGCGGGCGCGAGCATCGCGGTCAATGTCGTCTCCGTCACGACCAGCGCGACCATCGACGGCCAGGCCAAGATCACCGCCGGCGAACTGTCGCTCGCCGCGCAGTCCGACAGCGCCGCGACCACCAGCGCCAAGGCCGCGGCCGGCGGCGCCTCCGCCAATCCGGACCCGTCGAGCCAGGCCGGCGCGTACCTGTCGGGCACCGGCGCCGGCGCGAAATACGCGCCCTACGAGACGACCAGCGACGGCAAGCTCTCGGCTGCGGCAGCGATCGCGATCGCCGATTTCGCGTCGTCGACGGTCGCCGCCATGAGCTCGGCCGTGAAGGCGACGGTGACGGGCGCCCTGACGCTCGAGAGCCGGGCCAAGAACGCCTCGGCCGCTTCGGCCGACGGCGCCAGCGCCAAGAGCGACACCGGCATCGGTGCCGCGTTCGCGCTCGATCTCGCCAAGGTTACCAACAGCGCCACCGTCGGTCAGGCGGTCGAAGCCGGCTCGCTCGGCCTCACAGCAGTCGCGACCGGCACGGCGGCCGACAACGCCTTCACCGCCACCGCCGTTTCCGGCGCGGCCGCGGGCAATGTCGGCATCGCCGGTGCGCTCGCCACCACGGCGCTCGATTCCCAGAGCAGCGCGGCGCTGGCGACCGGTGCGCAGGTCACCATCAACGGCGGCGACGTCGAACTGAAGTCGGACGATCTGACGTCGTCGGCGGTGGCGGCGCTGCCGGTCGGGGACGGCGCGGCGGGGACGAAGGTCGGGGTCGGGGCGTCGGTGGCGCTCAATCTGGTCGGCACGCGCTCGACCGCGTCGCTGGCGGATGGCGTGACGCTGACGGGCGCAAAGGATGTGAAGCTCGAGGCGACCGGCACGCATGTCGTGACGACGCAGGCCGAACAGGGTTCGGCGGGCGGCATCGCGGTGACGCCGGTGGTGGCGCTGTCGATCGTGTCGGACCGGGCGGCGGCGACGATCGGGGCGCTCGGCCAGGATCTGGTGACGACCGGCGACGTGTCGGTGAAGGCGTCGCAGACCTCGAGCATCGCGACGGCGGCGAACGGCAAGGCGGCCGGCGGCAAGGCGGCGGTCGGCGCGGCGCTCGGCATCGCGGTGATCGACGACGAGGTGCTGGCGACGACGGCCACCAACATCGACGCGCAGGGTTCGGTGACCTTCGAGGCCAAGGGCGCCTCGTCGAGCGTGGTCGCGGCCACGGCCAGCGCGTCGGGCGGCACGCCGGCGAAGTCGGACGGCACGGCGCCGGCGGGCGAGGACGCCTCGGTCGACGACAAGATCGGCAAGGAGACCGCGGCGGCCGGGACCAAGGGCACGGCGGCTGGCGTCGGCGATGCCGAACAGCAGCAGAAGACCCAGGACGCGGCCAAGGCCGAGAAGGGCCAGGGCAAGACCAGCGACGGGTCGGTGGCGGTCGCCGCGGCGGTCGCGGTCGACATCGTGACCTCGAAGGCCGAAGCGCTGGTGCCGGCCTCGGTGTCGGTGAAGGCCAGGACGCAGCTCGGCGTCCATGCCAATGCCAACACGGATGCGCGCACGCTGGCGAGCGGGTCGCAGGTCGGCGCGGCCGACAAGGACGGCACGACGCCGCCGACGGTCGGGGTCGGCGCGGCCTTCGCGCTGACATTGGCGAAGGAGACCGACCGGGCGGTGCTCGGCGCGGGTCCGGCGGCGGCGACGGCGCCGACCTACCAGGCCGGTTCGCTCTCGATCTCGGCGCTGCACGAGGACATGGGGCTGGCGCCGCCGGCGGTGCCGGGTTCGACCGATCCGGCGCCGACGGCCATCGTCACGACGGGCCGGCGGGAAGACCTGTTCGAGGCGCGGGCCGTGTCGGGCGCCGGCGCGGGCAATGTCGGGGTTGCCGGCTCGCTGGCGATCGGGCTCGTCGATTCGGAAGCGACCGCGACGATCGCGCGGGGCAAGGTCGCGATCGTGCCGGTCCAGGGCGCGACGACGGCGGCGGACGGCAACGGCGACGTCGAACTGAAGTCGGACGATCTGACGTCTTCGACGGTGGCGGCGCTGCCGGTCGGGGACGGGGCGGCGGGGACGAAGGTCGGGGTCGGCGCTTCGGTGGCGCTCAATCTGGTCGGCACGCGCTCGACCGCGTCGCTGGCGGATGGCGTGACGCTGACCGGCGCGAAGGATGTGAAGCTCGAGGCGACCGGCACGCATGTCGTGACGACGCAGGCCGAACAGGGTTCGGCGGGCGGCATCGCGGTGACGCCGGTGGTGGCGCTGTCGATCGTGTCGGACCGGGCGGCGGCGACGATCGGGGCGCTCGGCCAGGATCTGGTGACGACCGGCGACGTGTCGGTGAAGGCGTCGCAGACGTCGAGCATCGCGACGGCGGCGAGCGGCAAGGCGGCCGGCGGCAAGGCCGCGGTCGGCGCGGCGCTCGGCATCGCGGTGATCGACGACGAGGTGCTGGCGACGACGGCGACCAACATCGACGCGCAGGGTTCGGTGACCTTCGAGGCCAAGGGCGCCTCGTCGAGCGTGGTCGCGGCCACGGCCAGTGCATCGGGCGGCAAGGGCAACGACGACGACGGCAAGTCGACCGATGCCGACGGCACGGCCGACCAGAAGGTTCAGAAGCAGTCGGGCGATGCCACGAGCCGCGCCAGCGCGGCCGGTATCGGCGATAAGGATCAGCAGGACAGCGCCGCGGCGGGTGCGACGAGCGCCAACGGCAAGGCGGCGACCAGCGAAGGCAGCGTCACCGTCGCGGCCGCGATCGCGGTCAATGTCTCGGTCGCGACCGTCAAGGCCGCCGTGCCGGCGAGCGTCGGCATCAGGGCCGGCGGCGCGCTGACCATCGCCACCGACGCCAACACCGATGCGCGCGGCATGGCCGACGGCAGCGCCGTCACGCAGGCCTCGCAGGACAGCACGGGCGGTACCGGTGGCACCGGCGGGACGGGCGGCGCCTCGGGCGGCAGCAGCGTCGGTGTCGGCGCGGCGGTCGCCATCAACGTCGTCAACGCGACCAACAAGGCCGAACTCGGCACCGGGCCCGCGGTGGCCGGCCCCGGCCAGGGCGGCGGTCTCGCTGCCGGCCACTATGCGGCCGGCGCGGTCGCGGTCACCGCCGGCAAGGCCGATCTCGGTCTCGCGCTGCCGAACATCGGCACGACCACCGACCTGCCGGTGCCGGCCAATGCGGTCGGCACCCAAGGACGCCTCGACCAGTTCGCGGCGCGGGCGACCTCGGGCAGCGGCGGGGCCAATATCGGAGTCGCCGGTTCGCTCGGCGTCAATGTCGTGATCGACAAGAGCCTGGCGACGATCGGCGCGGGCGCGATTCTCGACCTCACGCCCGCGGGCGCGGCCGACGGATCGGTCAAGGTCGGCGCGGAAACGGCGATCTTCTCGGCCGTCGGCGCCCTGCCCTCGGCGGGCGGCGCGAGCGCGAGCAAGGTCGGCGTCGGTGCCTCGGTGGCGCTCAACACGATCACCAGCGAAAGCGCGGCGATCATCGACAAGGATGCGGCGATCACCGGCGCCAGCGGCGTGGCGGTCACGGCCGGCTCGCAGGTCGATACCGAAACGCTCGCCAAGGCCGGCGCCAAGGGCGGCACGGCGATCGACGGCGTGGTCGCCTTCACGATCCTGTCGGAAAAGACGACGGCCCGGATCGCCTCGGGCAATGCCCTGGCCGTGGGCGGCGACGTCACGATCGAGGCTTCGAGCAGCGGCGCCAATACGGCGCTCGCGGCCGGCGAGGTCGCGAGCGCCGGCGGTGGCGGCGGCAACACGGGCGGCAATGGCGGAAACGGCGGCGGCTCGGGATCCGGCGGCGGTGTGGCGGTCGGCGCCTCGGTGGCGGTGATCACCGGCTTCGGCGTGGTCGGCGCGAATGCGACCGGCACGCCGGTCACGTCCGCGACCGTTGCCGAACTGGCGCGCGACGTCGATGCGGGCGGCGCGGTGAAGGTCACGGCCGATTCGATCCGCAGCTATTCGGCGCTGTCGACGGCCATGGCCGGCGGTGCGACCTCGGACGACAACGATCCGTCCGGCGGCGGCAAGTCGACGGCCGCGAACACCCTCGGCTCGGCGCCCGCCAAGGACGCCATGGACAAGGAACAGTCCGGGCTCGCCGCCAACGGCGGCGGCTCCTCGGGCGGGAAATTGTCGTTTGCGGCCGCGCTCGGCGCGGTGATCGTCGGCGACAGCGCGACGGCGACCATCACGAGTTCGGCCGCCGATCCGCGATCGATCTCGGCCGGCACGGGCGGTGTCACGGTTGCGGCGACCAATGCCACGACCGCGCAGTCGCTCGGCGAAGGCGCGACCGTCGGCCGCGATGCCACCGGCATCGGCATCGGCGCGGCGTTGACCATCGTTCTCAATACCACCAGCGCTGACATCGGCGCCTCGGCCCATGTGGTGACGCCGGATGTGGTCGCGGTTTCGGCGACCTCCAGCATCAACAAGGGGCTCGGCGGCCTCGCCGCCGAAGCGATGTCGGGCGCCACGGCCAAGAACACCAGCGTCGCCGGATCGCTGGCGATCGGCCTCTCGGTGTCCAACACGAGCGCATCGATCGGCGACGACTTCGTGCTCGACCGCGCCGGCGATGCGGCCGCGCGCGGGCGCCGTCTCGGTCGTCGCCGACAACACCTCGTCGCTGGCCTCGAAGGCCTGGGCCGGCAGCTATGCCTCGGACGGCGTCGGCGTCGGCGCCTCGATCGCCGCGGCGTTGTCGTTCGATAG